A stretch of Mucilaginibacter terrae DNA encodes these proteins:
- the ilvC gene encoding ketol-acid reductoisomerase gives MAQLNFGGTEENVVTRDEFPLSKAQEVLKNEVVAVIGYGVQGPGQALNQKDNGINVIVGQRKNSKTWDKAVADGFVPGETLFEIEEALEKGTIICYLLSDAAQIELWPTVKKHLTPGKALYFSHGFGITFNEQTGIIPPADVDVFLVAPKGSGTSLRRMFLQGRGLNSSYAIFQDATGKAFERVIALGIAVGSGYLFETDFRKEVYSDLTGERGTLMGCIQGIFAAQFEVLRSKGHSPSEAFNETVEELTQSLMPLVAENGMDWMYANCSTTAQRGALDWWKKFRDATKPVFEELYESVATGKESQRSIDSNSQPDYREKLNEELRELRESELWQAGKTVRSLRPENQEVEA, from the coding sequence ATGGCACAATTAAATTTTGGCGGTACTGAAGAAAACGTAGTAACCCGCGACGAATTTCCTTTATCGAAAGCACAGGAAGTGCTTAAAAATGAAGTAGTAGCGGTAATTGGCTACGGTGTTCAAGGTCCTGGTCAGGCGTTAAACCAAAAAGATAACGGCATCAACGTTATTGTTGGTCAGCGTAAAAACTCAAAAACCTGGGATAAAGCAGTAGCCGACGGTTTTGTACCCGGCGAAACTTTATTTGAAATTGAAGAAGCCCTTGAAAAAGGAACTATCATTTGCTACCTGTTGAGCGATGCCGCCCAGATTGAACTTTGGCCAACTGTTAAAAAACACTTAACTCCGGGCAAAGCCCTTTATTTCTCTCACGGTTTTGGTATTACCTTCAACGAGCAAACCGGCATCATACCTCCTGCCGATGTTGACGTGTTCCTGGTAGCTCCTAAAGGTTCAGGCACTTCGTTACGCCGTATGTTCTTGCAAGGCCGTGGCTTAAACTCAAGCTACGCTATCTTCCAGGATGCTACCGGTAAAGCATTTGAGCGCGTTATTGCATTAGGTATTGCCGTTGGTAGCGGTTACCTGTTCGAAACCGATTTCCGTAAAGAAGTATACAGCGATTTAACCGGCGAGCGTGGTACGCTGATGGGTTGTATCCAGGGTATTTTTGCAGCACAGTTCGAGGTATTACGTTCAAAAGGTCACTCACCTTCTGAAGCCTTTAACGAAACCGTTGAAGAATTAACCCAATCATTAATGCCATTGGTTGCCGAAAACGGTATGGACTGGATGTATGCCAACTGCTCTACCACTGCACAACGCGGTGCGTTAGACTGGTGGAAAAAATTCCGTGATGCCACTAAACCGGTATTCGAAGAATTATACGAAAGCGTAGCTACCGGTAAAGAGTCACAGCGCTCTATCGACAGCAACAGCCAGCCAGATTACCGCGAAAAACTGAACGAAGAGCTTCGTGAGCTTCGCGAAAGTGAATTATGGCAAGCTGGTAAAACTGTACGCAGCTTACGCCCTGAAAACCAGGAAGTAGAAGCATAA
- a CDS encoding GxxExxY protein → MSTNNNTPTQFNDCTSTIIGCAMRVHATLGKGFQEVIYQRALEIEMGLADLKFEREMSMPIMYRDEYIGTRRVDFFVEGEIMVELKALSQLEDIHLAQAINYLEAYQVRTGLLINFGSSSLQFKRLFNKKINPNLKNSVNSINS, encoded by the coding sequence ATGAGCACAAATAACAATACGCCAACACAGTTTAATGATTGTACAAGTACAATTATTGGCTGTGCAATGCGTGTTCATGCTACATTAGGTAAGGGTTTTCAGGAGGTAATTTATCAACGGGCGTTAGAAATAGAAATGGGTCTTGCCGACTTGAAGTTTGAACGCGAAATGTCGATGCCTATCATGTATAGAGATGAATACATTGGCACACGTCGTGTAGATTTCTTTGTTGAGGGTGAAATTATGGTAGAACTAAAGGCTTTAAGCCAGTTAGAAGACATCCATCTTGCGCAAGCAATAAACTATTTGGAAGCGTATCAGGTAAGGACAGGCTTACTCATTAATTTTGGCAGCAGCAGCCTGCAATTTAAAAGACTATTTAATAAAAAGATTAACCCGAATTTAAAGAATTCTGTCAATTCAATAAATTCCTAA
- the leuC gene encoding 3-isopropylmalate dehydratase large subunit gives MGQTLFDKIWDAHIVSSNEGFPDILYIDTHFIHEVTSPQAFDGLRQRGLPVFRPKQTVATADHNVPTWDQHLPIKEELSRYQVDMLTKNCAEFGIELYGLGHPYQGIVHVIGPELGITRPGCTYVCGDSHTSTHGAFGAIAFGIGTSQVEQVMATQCLLQQRPKRMKIEVNGQLQKGVGAKDIILYIISKISAAGGTGYFVEYAGDTIRSLSMEGRMTICNMSIEMGARGGLIAPDQTTIDYVKGREFAPKGEEWDKAVAYWETLYSDTDAQFDSELYFDAADIEPMITYGTNPGMGIGITQHVPETASFEAKEQGSYAKALTYMGLHDDESLIGKPIDYVFIGSCTNSRIEDLREVAEFVKGKHKADHVTVWVVPGSKQVQIQAIEEGLDKIFEAAGFPLREPGCSACLGMNEDKIPAGKYCVSTSNRNFEGRQGPNSRTLLASPLTAAAAAITGKVTDIRELLTAV, from the coding sequence ATGGGACAAACATTATTCGATAAAATTTGGGACGCCCACATTGTAAGCAGCAATGAGGGCTTTCCTGATATTTTATACATCGATACACATTTTATACACGAGGTAACCAGTCCGCAGGCATTTGATGGCTTGCGCCAGCGTGGTTTACCCGTTTTCAGGCCAAAACAAACTGTGGCCACAGCCGACCACAACGTACCTACCTGGGATCAGCACTTGCCTATTAAAGAAGAGCTATCGCGTTACCAGGTTGATATGCTTACCAAAAACTGTGCAGAGTTTGGCATCGAGCTTTACGGCTTAGGTCACCCTTACCAGGGCATTGTGCACGTAATTGGTCCTGAGCTGGGCATTACCCGCCCGGGCTGTACTTATGTGTGCGGCGATAGCCACACCTCTACCCATGGCGCTTTTGGCGCTATTGCGTTTGGTATAGGCACTTCACAAGTTGAACAGGTTATGGCAACGCAATGCCTGTTACAGCAACGCCCTAAACGCATGAAAATTGAAGTGAATGGACAACTTCAAAAAGGCGTAGGCGCAAAAGACATCATCCTGTATATAATCTCTAAAATATCGGCCGCAGGCGGTACCGGTTATTTTGTGGAGTATGCAGGCGACACTATCCGCTCGCTGAGCATGGAAGGCCGCATGACCATCTGTAACATGAGCATCGAAATGGGTGCCCGCGGTGGTTTAATTGCGCCCGATCAAACTACGATAGATTATGTAAAAGGCCGCGAATTTGCCCCTAAAGGCGAAGAGTGGGACAAAGCGGTGGCCTATTGGGAAACCCTATATTCTGATACTGACGCCCAATTTGACAGCGAACTATACTTTGACGCTGCCGACATTGAGCCGATGATAACCTACGGTACCAACCCCGGCATGGGCATTGGTATTACCCAGCACGTACCCGAAACTGCCAGCTTCGAAGCCAAAGAACAAGGCTCGTACGCCAAGGCATTAACCTATATGGGTTTGCATGATGATGAATCGCTGATAGGTAAACCTATCGATTATGTATTCATTGGTAGCTGTACCAACTCACGAATTGAAGATCTGCGCGAAGTAGCCGAGTTTGTAAAAGGCAAACACAAGGCCGATCACGTTACCGTATGGGTAGTTCCCGGCTCTAAACAAGTACAAATACAGGCCATTGAAGAAGGCCTGGACAAGATATTTGAAGCAGCAGGTTTCCCGCTCCGCGAACCCGGTTGCAGCGCCTGTTTAGGTATGAACGAAGACAAGATACCTGCAGGCAAATACTGTGTATCAACCTCCAACCGCAACTTTGAAGGCCGTCAGGGACCAAACTCACGTACGTTGTTGGCAAGTCCGTTAACGGCGGCGGCTGCGGCTATAACAGGAAAGGTGACGGATATACGAGAGTTATTAACAGCTGTCTGA
- the leuD gene encoding 3-isopropylmalate dehydratase small subunit: MTKIFKHLQTSVVPLPIENIDTDQIIPARFLKATTRDGFGNNLFRDWRFDENDNPKEDFVLNHPTYSGKILVAGKNFGCGSSREHAAWAIADYGFDVVVSSFFADIFKGNALNNGLLPIQVSDEFLKNLFEAVFSDAHAEVEVDLENQFIKIVSTGEQESFEINPYKKACMTNGYDDIDYILSKKELIAEFETK; the protein is encoded by the coding sequence ATGACTAAGATTTTTAAACATTTACAAACCTCGGTAGTGCCTTTGCCTATCGAGAATATTGATACCGACCAGATCATTCCGGCGAGGTTTCTGAAAGCCACTACCCGTGATGGTTTTGGTAACAACCTGTTCCGCGACTGGCGTTTTGATGAGAACGATAATCCAAAAGAGGATTTCGTGCTGAATCACCCTACCTATTCGGGCAAAATACTGGTAGCCGGTAAAAACTTTGGTTGCGGAAGCAGCCGCGAACACGCCGCCTGGGCCATTGCCGATTATGGTTTCGACGTGGTGGTAAGCAGCTTTTTTGCCGACATTTTTAAAGGCAATGCCCTTAATAACGGCTTGCTACCTATACAGGTGAGCGACGAGTTTTTAAAGAACTTATTTGAAGCTGTATTTTCAGATGCACATGCCGAAGTTGAGGTTGATCTGGAAAACCAGTTCATCAAAATAGTAAGCACCGGCGAGCAGGAAAGCTTCGAAATTAATCCATACAAAAAAGCCTGTATGACTAATGGCTACGATGATATTGATTACATTTTGAGCAAGAAGGAATTGATAGCGGAGTTTGAAACGAAATAA
- the ilvN gene encoding acetolactate synthase small subunit — MSTEINKNISSKVLPSGEDLGGAKQEYNITVYTENQIGLLNRIAIIFTRRKINIDSLNTSPSEIESIHRFNIVINETEDVVRKLARQIEKQVEVLKVYYHTNADIIWQEMALYKVPADIIAEKASVERLLRENGARAVVIRKDYIVFETTGHREETDNLINVLQPFGLIEFVRSARIAIIKDSDGFNRKLREFEKREPGEDVIENEYLNQRDKVFTM, encoded by the coding sequence ATGAGCACAGAAATAAACAAAAATATAAGTTCCAAAGTCCTCCCTTCCGGGGAGGATTTAGGTGGGGCTAAACAGGAATATAACATTACAGTTTATACCGAAAACCAAATTGGTTTACTGAACCGTATTGCTATCATTTTTACCCGTCGTAAAATTAACATCGATAGCCTGAACACGTCTCCATCAGAGATTGAAAGCATTCACCGCTTCAACATCGTTATTAATGAAACCGAAGACGTGGTACGCAAACTGGCCCGCCAGATTGAAAAACAGGTTGAAGTACTAAAAGTATACTACCATACCAATGCCGACATTATTTGGCAGGAAATGGCGCTGTACAAAGTACCAGCCGATATTATTGCCGAAAAGGCTTCGGTTGAGCGTTTGTTACGCGAGAATGGTGCACGCGCGGTAGTTATCCGTAAAGATTATATCGTATTCGAAACTACCGGTCACCGCGAGGAAACAGATAATCTGATCAACGTATTGCAGCCTTTCGGTTTAATTGAATTCGTTCGCAGCGCACGCATCGCTATCATCAAAGACAGCGATGGCTTTAACCGGAAATTACGCGAATTTGAAAAACGCGAACCGGGAGAAGACGTAATTGAAAACGAATACTTAAATCAACGCGACAAGGTATTTACCATGTAA
- a CDS encoding DinB family protein, protein MEFAIEIARHTRLNFIKLIEGLSIEQLNVIPQGYSNNIAWNFAHIVAAQQTLCYIRGNAEPRLALEAITKYQKGTRPEDFITEEELDLYKEKAFTLLDDLKADVDAQLFNNYEPVTTAFGVTLNTIEDAVAYFSTHDNLHFGYALALRRAVLNIEQAAVHNFSAN, encoded by the coding sequence ATGGAATTTGCAATTGAAATAGCACGCCACACCAGGTTAAACTTTATTAAACTGATAGAAGGTTTAAGCATTGAGCAATTAAACGTTATTCCGCAGGGATATAGCAACAACATTGCCTGGAACTTTGCGCACATTGTAGCAGCACAACAAACGCTTTGCTACATACGCGGCAATGCTGAACCGCGCTTAGCGTTAGAAGCTATCACCAAATACCAGAAAGGCACTCGTCCTGAAGATTTTATTACGGAGGAAGAGCTGGACTTGTACAAAGAGAAAGCCTTTACCCTGCTGGATGATTTGAAAGCCGATGTTGACGCGCAGCTATTTAACAATTACGAACCGGTAACTACGGCATTTGGCGTAACCTTAAATACGATTGAAGATGCTGTAGCATACTTTAGCACGCACGACAATTTGCACTTCGGTTATGCTTTGGCATTACGCCGTGCCGTGTTAAACATTGAGCAGGCAGCTGTACATAATTTTAGCGCAAACTAA